The region CCGTTGTCATATTTTCGGCCCAAACTGGCAGCAGCTCTAACTTCTCGCCATCTTTATCCAAGATCGCATCAATAAGTGGATGAACTTCGTAACTACGCTTGCTTACAGGCGGAACGAAGGTTGAAAGATCTAAGTCGGGAATATCTGTATCCATATGGCCTTGATTTGCAAAAAGTGATGTCACATCGCGAATTTCAGCGAACGCTTCATCTTCCGATGATGCGATCACATGTGCAACGCCGCTATTTTTACTGTGTGCCTCTGGGCCGCCAAGGGAAGCCATATCCACATCTTCACCTGTCACAGATTTAACAACGTCGGGGCCGGTAACAAAGATTCGACCTTCGGGTGCGAGGACAACGATGTCGGTAAGTGCTGGCCCGTAAGCACCGCCACCAGCAGTTGGTCCAAGAACTAGAGATAGCTGTGGGATGCGACCGCTTGCCAAAATCATTGATTGAAAAACTTCACCGAATGCATCAAGGGAAGAAACGCCATCACTTAAACGCGCACCACCTGAGTGCCAGATACCGATGATGGGAAGCTGCTTAGCCATCGCTTCTTTATATGCTTCAACAATTACCTTTGAACCTGCGACCCCAAGGGCACCGCTTTTAATTGTGGCATCAGATGCAAAGACAACAACGCGATTTCCTTTAATTGCGCCAGTTGCTGCGATCATTGCGCAATCGGTGCGTTCAACGAGTAGAGATACGCTACCTGGATCGAGTAAACGTTGAATTCTTAATTCGGGATCGCGCGGGTCGACCTCTTTGTGGACCATAAAAATCAGTTTATAGAGTTGCGAAAGCCAATACAACGTTGTGGCCGCCAAAACCAAAGGAATCATTGAGCGCTGCGATTTGTCCAGCAGGCAATGAGCGTGGAGTGTCGCGCACCACATCGATAGTCACTGCAGGATCTAAATTCTCAATATTAATTGTTGGAGGAGCAAGACGTTCTTGTAGCGCCTTAACAATGAATACAGATTCAATTGCACCTGCGCCACCAAGTAGATGTCCGGTCATTGATTTAGTTGCAGATACTGCAACGTGGTCTGCGTCGACGCCGAGTGCTAAGCGCAACGCATTTGCTTCAGCAACATCGCCTGCTGGAGTTGAAGTCGCATGAGCGTTTAAGTGAACAATATCTTTTGTTGAAAGCTTGGCATCT is a window of Candidatus Planktophila lacus DNA encoding:
- a CDS encoding acyl-CoA carboxylase subunit beta; protein product: MVHKEVDPRDPELRIQRLLDPGSVSLLVERTDCAMIAATGAIKGNRVVVFASDATIKSGALGVAGSKVIVEAYKEAMAKQLPIIGIWHSGGARLSDGVSSLDAFGEVFQSMILASGRIPQLSLVLGPTAGGGAYGPALTDIVVLAPEGRIFVTGPDVVKSVTGEDVDMASLGGPEAHSKNSGVAHVIASSEDEAFAEIRDVTSLFANQGHMDTDIPDLDLSTFVPPVSKRSYEVHPLIDAILDKDGEKLELLPVWAENMTTVLGRFGGRSVGVIANNPAHIGGVLDSAAGEKAARFVRTCDAFGIPLIVIADVTGFLPGAGQEWEGAVRRGAKLLHAFGEAVVPRVTLITRRAYGGAFVAMNAKSLGATRVFAWPNAEVSVMGAVAAVRVLHRRILADLAPEQREAMELELAAEHDKISGGVARAVEIGAVDEIIDPKVTRSALARTIAAAPHRRGAHGNIPL